A window from Melopsittacus undulatus isolate bMelUnd1 chromosome Z, bMelUnd1.mat.Z, whole genome shotgun sequence encodes these proteins:
- the AKTIP gene encoding AKT-interacting protein isoform X1, translated as MNPFWSMSTGSVRKRPDAEEKTLSGELRTSPLRASAKKQLPSIPKNAVPITKPASPAMSSQSTNGTHASYGPFYLEYSLLAEFTLVVKQKLPGVYVQPSYRSALMWFGVIFIRHGLYQDGVFKFTVYIPDNYPDGDCPRLVFDLPVFHPLVDPLSGELDVKRAFAKWRRNHNHIWQVLMYARRVFYKIDTTTPLNPEAAVLYEKDIQLFKSKVVDSVKLCSSHLFDQPKIEDPYAIIFSPWNPAIHDEAREKMLSQKKKPEDQHCKSMHVSGLSWVKPGTVQPFSKEEKTMPT; from the exons ATGAACCCTTTCTGGAGCATGTCTACGGGTTCTGTGCGCAAG AGACCTGATGCTGAAGAGAAAACTTTGAGTGGAGAGCTGCGAACCAGTCCTCTACGAGCCTCTGCAAAGAAACAATTGCCTTCTATTCCAAAGAATGCTGTGCCAATAACCAAGCCTGCTTCACCTGCCATGTCATCCCAGTCAACAAATGGAACACATGCCTCCTATGGGCCATTTTATTTGGAGTATTCCCTACTTGCAGAATT TACCTTGGTTGTAAAGCAGAAATTGCCAGGTGTCTATGTGCAGCCATCATACCGATCAGCATTAA TGTGGTTTGGTGTAATATTCATAAGACATGGGCTGTACCAGGATGGTGTGTTTAAATTTACTGTCTATATTCCTGATAATTATCCAGATGGAGACTGTCCG CGCTTGGTTTTTGATCTGCCTGTCTTCCATCCACTAGTAGATCCTTTGTCTGGTGAACTGGATGTGAAAAGAGCATTTGCAAAGTGGAG GAGAAATCATAACCACATATGGCAAGTATTAATGTATGCCCGCAGAGTCTTCTACAAGATTGATACAACTACTCCCCTGAACCCTgaggctgcagtgct GTATGAAAAAGATATTCAGCTGTTCAAAAGTAAAGTGGTGGACAGTGTCAAACTATGCAGCAGTCACTTATTCGATCAGCCCAAAATAGAGGACCCATATGCAATCAT TTTTTCTCCATGGAATCCAGCTATACATGATGAAGCTAGAGAGAAGATGTTGTCTCAGAAG AAGAAGCCAGAAGATCAGCACTGCAAAAGCATGCATGTTTCTGGCCTCTCCTGGGTAAAGCCTGGCACAGTTCAGCCTTTCAGCAAAGAGGAGAAGACGATGCCTACTTAG
- the AKTIP gene encoding AKT-interacting protein isoform X2, with product MNPFWSMSTGSVRKRPDAEEKTLSGELRTSPLRASAKKQLPSIPKNAVPITKPASPAMSSQSTNGTHASYGPFYLEYSLLAEFTLVVKQKLPGVYVQPSYRSALMWFGVIFIRHGLYQDGVFKFTVYIPDNYPDGDCPRLVFDLPVFHPLVDPLSGELDVKRAFAKWRRNHNHIWQVLMYARRVFYKIDTTTPLNPEAAVLYEKDIQLFKSKVVDSVKLCSSHLFDQPKIEDPYAIIFSPWNPAIHDEAREKMLSQKKPEDQHCKSMHVSGLSWVKPGTVQPFSKEEKTMPT from the exons ATGAACCCTTTCTGGAGCATGTCTACGGGTTCTGTGCGCAAG AGACCTGATGCTGAAGAGAAAACTTTGAGTGGAGAGCTGCGAACCAGTCCTCTACGAGCCTCTGCAAAGAAACAATTGCCTTCTATTCCAAAGAATGCTGTGCCAATAACCAAGCCTGCTTCACCTGCCATGTCATCCCAGTCAACAAATGGAACACATGCCTCCTATGGGCCATTTTATTTGGAGTATTCCCTACTTGCAGAATT TACCTTGGTTGTAAAGCAGAAATTGCCAGGTGTCTATGTGCAGCCATCATACCGATCAGCATTAA TGTGGTTTGGTGTAATATTCATAAGACATGGGCTGTACCAGGATGGTGTGTTTAAATTTACTGTCTATATTCCTGATAATTATCCAGATGGAGACTGTCCG CGCTTGGTTTTTGATCTGCCTGTCTTCCATCCACTAGTAGATCCTTTGTCTGGTGAACTGGATGTGAAAAGAGCATTTGCAAAGTGGAG GAGAAATCATAACCACATATGGCAAGTATTAATGTATGCCCGCAGAGTCTTCTACAAGATTGATACAACTACTCCCCTGAACCCTgaggctgcagtgct GTATGAAAAAGATATTCAGCTGTTCAAAAGTAAAGTGGTGGACAGTGTCAAACTATGCAGCAGTCACTTATTCGATCAGCCCAAAATAGAGGACCCATATGCAATCAT TTTTTCTCCATGGAATCCAGCTATACATGATGAAGCTAGAGAGAAGATGTTGTCTCAGAAG AAGCCAGAAGATCAGCACTGCAAAAGCATGCATGTTTCTGGCCTCTCCTGGGTAAAGCCTGGCACAGTTCAGCCTTTCAGCAAAGAGGAGAAGACGATGCCTACTTAG